From a region of the Actinomycetota bacterium genome:
- a CDS encoding metalloregulator ArsR/SmtB family transcription factor, with protein MKARRPPGPGDLHERIAPARLAELRRVAPSGEKLDRLTNAFGLLADPRRLRMLSALQAEPELCVCDLAAVAGMEESAASHALRLLRAHGVVKARRWGRMIFYSLYDERVRGILDGSIPKTRSR; from the coding sequence ATGAAAGCGAGACGACCACCCGGACCAGGCGACCTGCACGAGCGGATCGCTCCGGCAAGGCTCGCTGAGCTTCGTCGGGTCGCGCCGTCGGGGGAGAAGCTCGACCGGCTCACCAACGCCTTCGGGCTGCTGGCCGATCCCCGCCGGCTGCGCATGCTCTCGGCGCTTCAGGCAGAGCCCGAACTATGCGTATGCGACCTGGCCGCCGTCGCCGGCATGGAGGAGTCCGCTGCCTCCCACGCCCTGCGCCTTCTGCGGGCGCACGGGGTAGTGAAGGCACGCCGGTGGGGGCGGATGATCTTCTACTCACTCTACGATGAGCGCGTTCGCGGGATCCTCGATGGCTCGATCCCGAAGACGAGGTCCCGGTGA
- a CDS encoding cupin domain-containing protein — translation MSAPNDPIVISAENSTVLSLGPISAWVLLRSADTGGRFGLIESPIPPGILAAPLHTHSREDGWWYVLEGNFAAQVGDQVVDAEAGSMVRAPRGVPHTYWNPGPGPATYLEMFAPGGLERFFEETADLLAVDAPDLGAILELPSRYGLELLWESVAELQQRHNVQLPGSGRG, via the coding sequence GTGAGCGCGCCAAACGATCCGATCGTGATCTCGGCCGAGAACTCGACGGTGCTTTCTCTCGGGCCGATCTCCGCATGGGTGTTGCTGCGATCGGCAGATACCGGGGGCAGGTTCGGGCTCATCGAGTCGCCCATCCCGCCCGGGATCCTTGCGGCCCCGCTCCATACCCACAGCAGAGAAGACGGGTGGTGGTACGTCCTCGAAGGAAACTTCGCCGCCCAGGTTGGCGATCAGGTCGTTGATGCGGAAGCCGGTTCGATGGTCCGCGCGCCACGCGGCGTTCCGCACACCTACTGGAATCCCGGCCCCGGCCCCGCCACGTACCTGGAGATGTTCGCTCCCGGCGGACTGGAACGGTTCTTCGAGGAAACGGCGGACTTGCTGGCCGTCGACGCTCCCGACCTTGGAGCGATCCTGGAGCTTCCCTCGCGGTATGGACTGGAGCTCCTGTGGGAAAGCGTCGCCGAACTCCAGCAACGACACAACGTGCAACTCCCGGGATCGGGAAGGGGATGA